A single genomic interval of Halalkalibaculum roseum harbors:
- a CDS encoding bacteriorhodopsin-like codes for MELSSLTLGEYSLVYNLFSFTIASMLAAGLFFILAQPRVAPKYRISLIVSTLVVGIAAYHYFRITGSWVDAYTLSEAGNYVASGKPFNDAYRYVDWLLTVPLLLVELVLVLNLSREKSSSMLTKLVIAAGAMIILGYPGEIAMDNGTRALWGFLSTIPFVYIVWVLWKQLGDTMGDQPERVRILFRNIRLLLLGTWGFYPIVYMAPFLGLTGAESQVAIQVGYSIADVLAKAGYGVMIYAIAREKSLAEGYSLEKAAA; via the coding sequence ATGGAATTATCAAGTCTAACACTGGGAGAATATTCCCTCGTTTATAATCTCTTTTCCTTTACCATAGCTTCCATGCTTGCTGCCGGCCTGTTCTTTATACTGGCCCAGCCGCGGGTTGCTCCCAAGTACCGCATCTCGCTAATTGTTTCCACACTGGTAGTCGGTATAGCAGCCTATCATTATTTTCGCATTACAGGAAGCTGGGTGGATGCTTACACACTATCCGAAGCCGGTAACTATGTTGCCAGCGGCAAACCCTTTAATGACGCTTACAGATATGTGGACTGGTTACTGACAGTACCCCTGCTGCTAGTAGAACTGGTACTGGTTTTGAACCTGTCCAGGGAGAAAAGCAGCTCAATGCTTACCAAACTGGTAATTGCAGCTGGTGCTATGATAATACTCGGTTATCCCGGCGAAATAGCCATGGATAACGGAACCCGTGCTCTCTGGGGCTTTCTGAGTACTATACCTTTTGTCTATATAGTATGGGTATTGTGGAAGCAGTTGGGTGATACCATGGGAGACCAGCCGGAACGTGTACGTATATTGTTCCGAAATATTCGACTGCTTTTACTCGGTACCTGGGGGTTCTATCCGATAGTATACATGGCACCATTTCTCGGTCTGACAGGTGCTGAGTCTCAGGTTGCTATTCAGGTAGGTTACTCTATTGCAGACGTCCTTGCCAAGGCGGGTTATGGTGTAATGATCTACGCCATTGCCAGAGAAAAATCACTCGCCGAAGGATATAGTCTTGAAAAAGCAGCTGCCTGA
- a CDS encoding fasciclin domain-containing protein translates to MKSATTYLAVIALSVALFAFTSTAKAQDNSSDIVDLAVQTESLSTLVQAVKAAGLVETLKGEGPYTVFAPTNEAFSKLPDGTLETLLKPENKDQLVRILTYHVVPGNVQSTDLEDGMTATTAEGSEIEVNLGETVMINNATVVNADIEASNGVVHVIDTVIMPPKKESSGSY, encoded by the coding sequence ATGAAATCAGCAACAACTTATCTGGCTGTAATAGCTTTAAGCGTTGCTCTATTCGCATTCACGTCAACCGCTAAAGCCCAAGACAATTCATCTGACATAGTCGATCTGGCTGTGCAGACTGAATCACTGTCTACTTTGGTTCAAGCTGTAAAAGCTGCCGGGCTGGTAGAAACGCTTAAAGGTGAAGGTCCCTATACCGTTTTTGCACCTACAAACGAAGCGTTCTCAAAGTTGCCGGACGGTACGCTGGAAACCTTACTGAAGCCTGAAAACAAAGATCAACTGGTTCGCATTCTTACTTACCATGTTGTACCCGGTAACGTTCAGTCTACCGATCTTGAAGACGGAATGACGGCAACTACCGCCGAAGGTTCCGAAATAGAGGTAAACCTGGGTGAGACGGTTATGATTAACAACGCCACTGTCGTCAATGCCGATATTGAAGCTTCAAACGGCGTCGTGCATGTGATTGATACAGTAATTATGCCTCCCAAAAAGGAGTCAAGCGGAAGCTACTAG
- a CDS encoding fasciclin domain-containing protein, with the protein MKTLDIAGIRNSYTVLFLALVIIIVSCKDNDNTVTPIEEPGVLDLIQSNSNLETLAALLDGTSLSQTLSGSGSVTIFAPNDEAFAKLPQGYLESLTEQQKLDILKYHVYSGNYPLINEIKQEAIISLHGDPLFMEIGQTHGDLLNGQAKFVSKNIEANNGMIHIVDVVLVPDKFGTLADNIYKRFDYRLLYERMEHTGMLATLEETGHRTLLASRNSTLGIEDYLNTTFTEEQWQEIMKHHILDTDITGFGPGTRTALATMAGDSVYLEVLESGTYKFNNFEVPLNLLKSSNGTILFEDGFALPDKHLGILSLMDKRFYFNTVRSAMAVAKMTGRLYNSLNNADEKFTIFALKNNAAGLNNLPTDEQGLANILKYHVLLEKVTAEQLQHNQSYTTWQGEQLTITKVGDTITINGEATITMSDLVGTNGVVHVIDRVIIPPSN; encoded by the coding sequence ATGAAAACACTAGATATTGCAGGGATCAGGAACAGTTATACTGTTCTTTTTCTTGCTTTAGTAATAATTATTGTCAGCTGTAAAGACAATGATAACACAGTAACTCCAATAGAAGAGCCCGGGGTTCTGGATCTGATTCAATCAAACAGCAATCTCGAAACCCTTGCTGCTCTATTGGATGGAACTTCTCTTTCCCAAACGCTATCCGGTTCGGGTTCCGTTACTATTTTTGCACCAAACGATGAAGCGTTTGCCAAGCTTCCGCAGGGTTATCTGGAAAGCCTGACTGAACAGCAAAAACTTGATATACTGAAGTATCACGTGTATTCCGGCAATTACCCGTTGATCAACGAAATCAAACAAGAAGCTATCATCTCCCTGCACGGAGATCCGCTCTTTATGGAGATCGGGCAGACTCACGGAGATTTGCTCAATGGCCAGGCAAAATTTGTCAGTAAAAACATTGAAGCTAATAATGGAATGATCCATATAGTGGATGTTGTACTAGTACCTGACAAATTCGGTACACTGGCTGATAATATATACAAGAGATTCGATTATCGGTTGTTGTATGAGCGAATGGAACATACAGGAATGCTTGCAACTCTTGAAGAGACCGGACATAGAACGCTTTTAGCTTCACGAAATAGTACACTTGGTATTGAAGATTATTTGAATACGACCTTTACTGAAGAACAGTGGCAGGAAATCATGAAACACCACATTCTGGATACTGATATAACCGGTTTTGGTCCTGGTACACGGACGGCTTTAGCTACCATGGCAGGTGATTCAGTTTATCTGGAAGTGTTGGAGTCAGGAACTTACAAGTTTAACAATTTTGAGGTTCCTCTTAACTTACTTAAATCCTCAAACGGTACTATCCTTTTTGAGGATGGGTTTGCTCTACCGGATAAGCACCTTGGCATACTTTCTTTGATGGATAAACGATTCTATTTTAATACAGTCAGGAGTGCAATGGCGGTTGCAAAAATGACCGGGAGGCTGTACAATTCACTTAATAACGCTGACGAGAAATTCACCATATTTGCACTGAAAAATAATGCTGCTGGATTAAATAATTTGCCCACAGATGAGCAAGGACTTGCGAATATTCTGAAATACCATGTGCTATTGGAGAAAGTCACAGCGGAACAACTTCAGCACAACCAGTCCTATACCACCTGGCAGGGAGAGCAGCTGACTATTACCAAAGTTGGGGATACTATTACCATTAACGGCGAAGCTACCATAACCATGTCTGATTTGGTTGGGACGAATGGGGTAGTTCATGTTATCGATAGAGTCATTATACCACCAAGTAATTAA
- a CDS encoding DoxX family protein: MLKRLKSSGLTEFVNTGVTLLILRVFGSFFMLYGHGWGKVMRVFNGDFRFADPIGLGPELSLILSAFAEGICAILVIIGLYTRAASLVLMINMSVAFLFVHINDPFGDMEKSLLFLLIFSTVFLLGPGKYSLDHKK, from the coding sequence ATGCTAAAAAGACTTAAATCTTCCGGGTTGACGGAATTTGTTAATACAGGGGTTACCCTATTGATACTGCGTGTATTTGGTTCATTTTTTATGCTATACGGTCACGGATGGGGTAAAGTGATGAGAGTGTTTAACGGTGACTTCCGTTTTGCCGATCCTATAGGGCTGGGACCGGAACTTTCCCTTATTTTGTCGGCATTTGCAGAGGGTATATGTGCCATACTGGTAATTATCGGTCTTTATACCCGGGCCGCTTCCTTAGTGCTGATGATTAATATGAGCGTGGCCTTTCTGTTTGTACATATCAATGATCCATTTGGAGATATGGAGAAATCACTGCTCTTTTTACTGATATTCAGTACGGTCTTTTTACTAGGTCCAGGCAAATATTCACTGGATCATAAAAAATAA
- a CDS encoding MFS transporter — protein sequence MRQYLQFVVNERRLLSFGLTFTFFSSFGQTFLISLFVPFFLTNFNLSNAGFGSLYSLATLTSAISLPWLGKWIDHLPLKRFSLMVAMGLMLAAFTVSISWHVSILFLGLLLLRLSGQGLSGHTAQTAMAKFFHFQRGKALSIASLGYPLGEAVLPLIITALLPLLTWRGTWGSISIVIGLLLIPFVIQILSGETGEMTTPSQTDKESSRNQSGDYSIVLNDLRFYLLLPAVLLPAFWVTGLFLYQVSIAEQLGWSATLIASAFIAHAISRIFSSVMVGPLIDRFSARSLFPYHLIPIGLGFVVALLHPGNWSAFLYMFLLGMTLGVSGNIKTALWTEMYGSETVGTIRSLFSSLMVFSTALSPFMMGWLIDNGTTISSILLWAIISVVFASLLALLAFRGALWDNETD from the coding sequence ATGAGGCAGTACCTCCAATTTGTTGTTAACGAACGGCGGCTTTTATCCTTTGGCCTAACCTTCACCTTCTTTTCTAGCTTTGGCCAGACTTTTCTGATCTCCCTTTTTGTACCATTTTTTCTAACCAACTTTAACCTTTCAAATGCCGGTTTCGGCTCTCTATACTCGCTGGCAACCTTAACGAGTGCCATTTCACTGCCCTGGTTGGGAAAATGGATCGATCATCTCCCCCTAAAACGATTTAGCCTGATGGTAGCCATGGGTCTGATGCTGGCGGCCTTCACCGTATCAATTTCCTGGCACGTAAGCATACTGTTTCTTGGATTATTACTACTTCGGTTATCAGGTCAGGGACTGAGCGGCCATACCGCACAAACAGCAATGGCTAAATTCTTTCACTTTCAGCGCGGAAAAGCCTTGAGTATTGCGAGTCTCGGTTATCCACTTGGAGAAGCCGTACTGCCTTTGATAATAACAGCACTGCTCCCCCTGTTAACGTGGAGAGGCACTTGGGGTAGCATTTCCATAGTAATCGGCCTTCTGTTAATTCCATTTGTCATTCAAATTTTGAGCGGTGAGACCGGTGAAATGACAACTCCCAGCCAAACTGATAAGGAAAGTTCACGCAATCAGTCCGGTGATTACAGCATTGTGTTAAACGATCTTAGGTTCTACCTGCTGCTACCGGCAGTACTGCTCCCTGCCTTTTGGGTAACCGGTCTGTTTTTATACCAGGTTAGTATAGCAGAGCAACTGGGATGGTCAGCCACTCTGATTGCTTCTGCCTTCATTGCCCATGCCATCTCACGAATATTCAGTTCGGTTATGGTCGGACCATTAATTGACCGATTCAGCGCCCGCTCGTTGTTTCCTTATCACCTCATCCCCATCGGATTGGGTTTTGTGGTAGCTTTATTGCATCCCGGAAACTGGTCGGCCTTTTTGTACATGTTTCTACTGGGGATGACTCTTGGTGTAAGTGGGAATATTAAAACAGCACTCTGGACCGAAATGTATGGATCGGAGACGGTTGGAACCATCCGAAGTCTTTTCTCTTCCCTGATGGTATTCAGTACCGCACTTAGTCCCTTTATGATGGGATGGCTGATTGACAACGGCACAACGATAAGCAGCATCTTACTATGGGCTATTATAAGCGTGGTATTTGCAAGCTTGCTGGCACTACTGGCATTTCGCGGTGCGCTATGGGACAATGAAACGGATTAG
- a CDS encoding Brp/Blh family beta-carotene 15,15'-dioxygenase — MLFTQTMVSLRYYFLALSMLLIGIPHGAIDHIISSRLYDLKGSISDQLKFYIPYLLLMFLMALVWILSGIAGFILFVIITIYHFGQADIEHLDLPDSSKRVLTISRGLMILSLVIFVDFNYTLPVIGEATGVALQEIEWLYNNSYLLAILLGLQHPFLMSFLTYQNKERFELSWWYPVLDSIVILFLFLFNDPIIGFSLYFALWHSMGHFLEMKDFFNKMGESLSVWKFYKLALPFSSISLFGLAFIYLINNSFGLEEKMVSLLFILISVLTLPHVLVVEKMLKTKR; from the coding sequence ATGCTATTTACCCAAACGATGGTATCCTTAAGATACTATTTTCTGGCTTTAAGCATGCTGCTCATAGGCATACCGCACGGAGCCATAGACCATATCATCAGCTCACGTTTATATGATCTGAAAGGAAGCATCTCCGATCAGCTCAAATTCTACATCCCCTACCTACTTCTGATGTTTCTTATGGCGCTGGTTTGGATACTCAGCGGCATTGCTGGTTTTATTCTCTTTGTGATAATTACCATATATCATTTCGGTCAGGCAGATATTGAACATCTAGACCTGCCGGATTCATCAAAAAGAGTGCTTACGATCTCACGAGGTCTGATGATTCTTTCCCTGGTAATATTTGTTGATTTCAACTATACCTTACCGGTAATTGGAGAAGCAACCGGTGTTGCCTTACAGGAGATAGAATGGCTCTACAACAACAGTTACCTGTTAGCAATACTTCTGGGTCTGCAACATCCCTTCTTGATGTCATTTCTAACATACCAAAACAAGGAGAGGTTTGAATTGTCCTGGTGGTATCCTGTTCTGGATTCCATAGTCATTCTTTTCCTTTTTTTATTCAACGATCCTATAATCGGATTTTCGCTTTATTTTGCGTTATGGCATTCGATGGGACATTTCCTGGAGATGAAGGATTTCTTTAACAAGATGGGAGAATCACTTTCTGTATGGAAATTCTATAAACTTGCTCTTCCATTTTCGTCAATAAGCCTGTTTGGATTGGCCTTCATTTACCTAATCAACAATTCCTTCGGGCTGGAAGAGAAGATGGTTTCACTGCTTTTTATCCTCATAAGTGTGCTCACCCTGCCCCATGTATTGGTAGTTGAAAAGATGCTGAAAACCAAACGTTAA
- a CDS encoding FAD-binding oxidoreductase, with protein sequence MSPLKKTHVEGLKKSITGRVISPQDKDYDEARTIWNSMIDKKPAVIVQVAKAGDVPHAVRFAREHQLELSVLGGGHHIAGNSLAENGLTIDFSNMRKVTVDTQSKRARVEPGATLADFDKATLAHGLATPTGINSTTGIAGLTLGGGFGWLTRQYGMTIDNLLSARIVTAEGKTLKVSENENSDLFWAIRGGGGNFGVVTEFEYQLHNMNPEVYAGLIVFPFIEAKNIMKQYREFSKSAPKELNVWIVIRHAPPLPFLPEDQHGKMVIVLAVFFNGSADKGESLTEFLKGFGNPIGDHIGMQPYTQWQQAFDPLLTPGMRNYWKSHNFRSIENELIDTVNKHAATIPTPHTEIFLGSISGVQNDIPANATAYSARDARYIVNVHGRWEKPEDDKRCISWCRKFFDATKPFASGGAYVNFMTEDESERVPSAYGANYERLVSLKQKYDPDNLFHMNQNIVPEPLARK encoded by the coding sequence ATGTCACCTCTCAAAAAAACCCATGTAGAAGGCCTTAAGAAATCCATAACCGGAAGAGTTATTTCACCACAGGATAAAGATTACGATGAAGCCAGGACAATTTGGAACAGCATGATTGATAAAAAACCTGCCGTTATTGTCCAGGTTGCCAAAGCCGGGGATGTCCCCCACGCCGTGCGATTTGCCCGCGAGCATCAACTGGAGTTATCGGTTTTAGGAGGCGGGCATCATATAGCAGGTAATTCACTTGCCGAAAACGGTCTTACCATTGACTTCTCAAATATGCGAAAGGTTACTGTTGATACACAATCAAAACGAGCTCGTGTGGAACCGGGAGCAACCCTGGCTGATTTTGATAAAGCAACCCTGGCTCATGGACTTGCAACCCCAACTGGCATAAACTCAACAACGGGAATTGCGGGACTGACACTGGGTGGTGGTTTTGGCTGGTTGACTCGGCAGTATGGTATGACCATAGACAACCTGTTATCTGCAAGGATAGTGACCGCTGAAGGTAAGACACTTAAAGTCTCTGAAAATGAAAACAGTGATCTTTTTTGGGCTATTAGAGGTGGCGGTGGCAACTTTGGTGTGGTAACAGAGTTCGAGTATCAACTCCATAATATGAATCCGGAGGTCTACGCGGGACTTATTGTATTCCCGTTTATAGAGGCTAAAAATATCATGAAGCAGTACCGCGAATTCTCAAAATCGGCACCAAAGGAGCTCAACGTGTGGATTGTTATACGCCATGCTCCCCCGCTTCCATTCCTCCCGGAAGATCAACACGGCAAAATGGTTATCGTTTTGGCGGTATTCTTTAACGGATCGGCAGATAAAGGAGAAAGCTTAACAGAGTTCCTGAAAGGATTTGGTAATCCGATTGGAGATCACATTGGAATGCAGCCCTATACGCAATGGCAGCAGGCCTTTGACCCATTGTTAACTCCCGGCATGAGGAATTATTGGAAATCCCACAATTTCAGGAGTATAGAAAACGAGTTGATTGATACCGTCAATAAGCATGCCGCTACTATTCCTACGCCACATACGGAAATATTCTTGGGATCTATTTCAGGTGTACAAAATGATATTCCTGCCAATGCCACTGCCTATTCAGCACGCGACGCACGGTATATCGTAAATGTGCACGGAAGGTGGGAAAAACCGGAGGACGACAAGAGATGCATCAGCTGGTGCAGGAAGTTTTTCGATGCTACTAAACCCTTTGCGTCAGGCGGTGCATACGTGAATTTTATGACGGAAGATGAAAGTGAGCGCGTACCCTCTGCATACGGTGCAAACTATGAGCGGCTCGTCTCACTGAAACAGAAGTACGATCCTGATAATCTCTTCCATATGAACCAGAATATTGTACCTGAACCGCTAGCACGAAAATAA